Proteins from one bacterium genomic window:
- a CDS encoding pyridoxal phosphate-dependent aminotransferase — protein sequence MISTRMNKIDSSGIRKVFNLASQLQNPINLSIGQPDFDVPAEIKQEAINAINAGFNRYTQTEGILELRERVAQKLRDKNNINVNPKDILITSGVSGGLFLAFYVLLDKDDEAIIFDPYFVMYKHLINFIDSRPIYINTYPDFSLNIDRVKEAITAKTKVIVINSPGNPTGKTYSKLEIEGIAKVAKENDLVVISDEVYEEFMYEGEHFSIGSIYDRTITLNGFSKAYAMTGWRMGYAAGPGEIIQQMTKLQQYSFVCAPSFAQIAAIKALDCDISKYIEEYRRKRDLVYEGLKDYFKVEKPGGGFYIFPQVEGITATAFVEKAIAKNLLIIPGNIFSEQDTNFRLSFATKDEIIQKGIEILIRVAEN from the coding sequence ATGATTTCTACCAGGATGAATAAAATTGATTCTTCTGGTATTCGGAAGGTATTCAATTTAGCCAGTCAACTACAAAATCCTATTAATCTTAGTATTGGCCAGCCAGATTTTGATGTGCCCGCAGAAATTAAACAGGAGGCAATTAACGCTATCAATGCTGGATTTAATAGATATACTCAAACAGAAGGTATTTTAGAATTAAGAGAAAGGGTTGCCCAAAAACTACGAGATAAAAATAATATTAATGTCAATCCAAAGGATATTTTAATTACAAGTGGTGTTTCTGGCGGGTTATTTTTAGCCTTTTATGTTTTGCTCGATAAAGATGATGAGGCGATTATTTTTGACCCATATTTTGTTATGTATAAACATCTGATAAATTTTATCGACTCAAGACCAATATATATTAATACATATCCTGATTTTAGTTTGAATATTGACCGGGTAAAAGAGGCAATTACTGCAAAGACAAAGGTGATTGTGATTAACTCTCCGGGAAACCCCACGGGTAAAACATATTCCAAACTTGAGATAGAGGGAATTGCAAAAGTAGCTAAAGAGAATGATTTAGTGGTAATATCAGATGAAGTTTATGAAGAATTTATGTATGAAGGAGAACATTTTAGTATTGGGAGTATTTATGACAGGACAATTACCTTAAATGGTTTTTCTAAGGCTTATGCAATGACGGGTTGGCGAATGGGCTATGCCGCAGGACCAGGTGAAATCATTCAGCAAATGACTAAATTACAGCAATATAGTTTTGTCTGTGCCCCTTCTTTTGCTCAAATTGCCGCAATTAAGGCACTTGATTGTGATATAAGTAAATATATTGAAGAATACCGAAGGAAGAGAGATTTGGTTTATGAGGGGTTAAAAGATTATTTTAAGGTTGAAAAGCCTGGTGGGGGATTTTATATATTCCCACAGGTTGAGGGAATAACAGCAACGGCATTTGTTGAAAAGGCAATCGCTAAAAATCTATTAATCATTCCAGGCAATATCTTTTCAGAACAGGATACTAACTTCCGATTATCCTTTGCTACAAAAGACGAGATAATTCAAAAAGGGATTGAGATACTAATTAGAGTAGCAGAAAACTAA
- the mnmA gene encoding tRNA 2-thiouridine(34) synthase MnmA — protein MAKCVVVAMSGGVDSSVTAYLIKEMGYDVIGVTMEILKSSCQIEKLDTCCSLQSFVDARDVAKRLGIRHHIIDCKAEFEQMVVSYFVKEYLAGRTPNPCIICNSRIKFDILLAKAKELGADYLATGHYARLEKQNNRYIIKKGIDTTRDQSYFLYKLSQEQLSQAMMPLGDYQKQEVRKIAVRLGLKVANKPESQEICFIPQGDYRNFIQQRIKDAFKPGEILDKNGNILGRHSGIAFFTIGQRRGLGIAAGRPLYVISIDLNRNAVIVGDESDLYRNSLIAGELNWVAMERFESEMEVVAKIRYLHPETKAIIHPVNNDKVEVVFKQPVRAVTPGQSVVFYKDEVLLGGGVIE, from the coding sequence ATGGCAAAATGTGTTGTAGTAGCTATGAGTGGTGGTGTAGATTCATCGGTTACCGCCTATTTGATTAAAGAGATGGGGTATGATGTTATTGGTGTAACTATGGAGATACTTAAATCAAGTTGCCAAATTGAAAAGCTAGATACCTGCTGTTCATTACAATCTTTTGTAGATGCCAGAGATGTGGCAAAGAGATTGGGCATCCGACATCATATCATTGATTGTAAGGCAGAATTTGAGCAAATGGTAGTTAGCTATTTTGTAAAGGAATATCTGGCTGGTCGAACTCCCAATCCATGTATCATCTGCAACTCCAGAATAAAGTTTGACATCCTGCTGGCTAAGGCTAAGGAATTGGGGGCAGACTATCTGGCAACGGGTCATTATGCCAGGCTCGAAAAACAAAACAATCGCTATATAATCAAAAAAGGGATTGATACAACCAGAGACCAGTCCTATTTCCTGTATAAACTTTCCCAGGAGCAATTATCTCAGGCAATGATGCCGTTAGGGGATTATCAAAAGCAAGAAGTTCGAAAGATAGCGGTAAGACTGGGACTCAAAGTCGCAAATAAACCTGAATCACAGGAAATATGTTTTATTCCACAAGGAGATTATCGGAATTTTATTCAACAAAGAATTAAAGATGCATTTAAACCAGGTGAAATACTGGATAAAAATGGGAATATTTTAGGCAGGCATTCGGGAATTGCATTTTTCACCATTGGTCAGCGTAGAGGACTTGGCATTGCCGCAGGCAGACCCCTTTATGTGATAAGCATAGACTTAAACAGAAATGCAGTCATCGTAGGTGATGAATCTGACCTGTATCGAAATAGTCTAATAGCCGGTGAGTTAAACTGGGTGGCGATGGAAAGGTTTGAATCTGAAATGGAGGTAGTGGCAAAAATCCGATACCTGCATCCGGAAACCAAAGCCATCATTCATCCAGTAAATAATGATAAGGTAGAGGTCGTGTTTAAACAACCTGTTCGAGCAGTGACGCCAGGACAATCAGTAGTCTTCTATAAAGACGAGGTGTTACTTGGCGGTGGAGTAATTGAGTGA